TCTTTTATTCGACAAGCTGTACGGCGGACTGTTCTTCGACGCGGGCGACGCCGTCGCCGATCCGTCGCAGTTCACGGCCGGAACGATGAAGACCGACGCGGGTTTCGAACTGCGTCTCGAGACCTACTCGTTCTCGATGTATCCGACACGCATCTTTTTCAGCGGGGCGTACGGACTGACGGACTTCACGCGCACGTTCAACTTCCGCGACGTGCGGTACGGGCGGGAATGGCGCTGGTACGTGGGCGTGCTGTTCGGATTCGACCTGTCCGACAAGTAGCCGGCGGGGCCGCGTTGTTTTCTCGCGGCGAATCGGTTAGTTTCACGCGCACACCGTCCCAGTCTTTCGCAGCGGATGAAAAAACACTTCCTCCGGTCCTTTTTCCACGTCGAGTTTGCCGTCGCGTCCGCGATCGTGCTCATACTCGCACGCCTGTTCAGTTCGTTGTCGGACTGGCTTCCCGAGACCGACGACACCTCGTTTCTGAATCCGATATTCGGGCGCATCGATTTTCTGAACATCGAGGATGTGAGTCTCGACGCCATCTTTGCGATCCGCGACATGGAGTGGGCGGATCCGCGCATCGTGGTGGTGAACGTCGGCGCGGTGGCTCCGGTGCCCGACGGAAAAATCGCGAAGCTGCTGTACAAGCTGCAGGTTTACGAGGCGCGCGCGGTGGGCATTGACGTGATATTCGACACGTATCATTTCGAACGCTTCCCCGAGGAGCGCCGCGGCGAGATCGACCTGATCAAGCAGGCGTTTCTCGACAATCCGGGCACCGTGCTGGTGAACGGCTACGATCCGGAGACGCTGCAGCCCGCGCTCGAGCTCGATCCCGACGTTTCGGCCGCCGTATCACGCTACGGTTTTGCGAATCTGCAGAAGGACGATGACGAAGTGGTGCGTCGTTTCTGGCCCGTGCGCACCGTGGGCGGACGGCTGCAGCAGGCCTTTCCGATCGCGGTGTTATCCGCGTACGATTCGGCTCTGGTGGCCCCGTTGCTGGCGCTCGGCGAGAGGCAGCACATCATTGCGTACGCGGGCACCTACGACCAATTCCAGACCATTCCCATCGACGATGTGATCGACAGCGACGTGTACCGCAGAATGCTGCGCGGGGCCATCGTGCTGGTCGGTTACGTGAACGAGGGCGGATTTGTGTATCTGAACGATACACATCGCACACCCATGGGCCGGAAGATCGGATACGAGGGTCCCGACATGGCGGGCATCCTGGTCCATGCCAACATCATCAACATGCTGCTCGCCGGGCGTTTCATTACACCATTGCCAGTGACCGCCGACTGGGCCCTGGCGTTTGTGTTCGCCTACGTGAGCATCGCGCTGTACCGCGTGCTACGTACAAAAACCACCACACGTGGCGGCCTGGCGGCCCTCATATCCGTGACACTGATCATCGAAACCGTCATTGCGTTTTTCCTGCCGATCATCGCGTTCTTCTTCTTCCAGACAAAAATCTCGTACGACACCCTCGCGGCGGCCGTGCTGTTGTTCATCCCCGCGGGCGCGCTCACCAACAAGGCGCGTTTCATGCTGCTGAAGCTGCGCGTGAAGCGACGTTTCCGCGGGGCCACGTCGCCCGCGCCCGCGCTGCTCATGGCGTCGTTCGACGACGTCGAGGCCTTTCCCGCGCACGCGCGCCTGCTGCACGCGGCAGAGTACCTGCTGCATTTCGCCTTTGCGCTGCGTTGCGCCGCGCGCGCGCGGAGAGGGGAGGCCCTCCCGGCCGGATGGAGGCATCCCGATGCGCGCGTATGGGCGGCCGCCCTGCCCGAAATCGCCGCATGTATCGACGGCGACGCACCACATGCGCTCGAGAGGCAGTACTTCCTGAAATTCCTCGACGGACGCAAGGAGCAATTCCTGCGCGAGAGCGCCGTGCGCGACCTCTTCCTCACCGCGCAGCTCGAAAATTTCAACGAGTTCTTCTTTTTCGAGGAGTGGGAGGTTCTGCTGCCCCATGTGCTGCGCCTCTACGGCGAGACCCTGGCGGACACGCACAGCGTGCGCCTGTACACGGCAGAATCCGATGCAGACGGACGTGTCGTGCCGCACCCCTTTCCTTCCCCGAAGAAAAAGACCGATGAATCCGAAATACCGGCGGTTGACGGACTCGCGCCCGGACTCTATTTTACATCGGTCGAAGATCCCGAAGTGTTTGTGCCGCTTTCGCCGTTCTGCGTTGTCGCGGAATGCAAGCTCCATCGCACGCGCGAACTCTTCGTGTTCAAGGCGCTGATACAGCGGCAGTTCGACCTGCCGCTGCAGCCCGTGTACGCAGGCGAAACGCTCGCCTGCGACCCCGTCCTGCCGCGGGGCATCGTTGCGCAGCTCACGCGGAGTGCCGCGGGAGAGACGCAGGCAGAAGCACCAGTCGCACAGGAGGACCAATGAAAACTCTCGCATACGTCGTGGCACTGCTGCTGACCGTCGCCGTTTCGGCGCGGGCGCAGGATTCATTCATGGTGATGAGTGTGAAGGGCAAGGCCGAAGTGTCGGCCAAGGGCAAGACCTGGAAAAAGGTGGAGGTGGGACAGGTGTTCGGGAAGCGCGATGTGATCCGCACCTCGTTCGCCAGTTATGTGAAGCTGATGATGAACGAGGACCGGCTCGTCAGCATCGACGAAAACACCACCAAACCTCTTGCCGAATTTATCCGCGCGAAGTCGTCGCGTGGCGAGGGCTCCGCGGGCAAGATTCTTCAATACGCCGCGGCACAGATGACAAAGACGAGGCAGAAACAGGGCGGAAACGACTTCGGCGCCGTGCGCGGCGGCATGGAGGTTTTTGCCGCGGTGTTTCCGATGCACGCCGTGCTGTCGCCCGAACCGCGCTTTGAATGGATCGACAGCGATTCGACCGGCAACTACGAGCTGCTGATCCTCGACGATCAGCTCGCGGCGATCAGCCGCAAGCAGGTGCAGAACGTCCAATTCGCGCTCGATGTGGAGCCCGGCCTGTTGAAACCGGGCGCGACATATCATTGGCAATTGGCGCGTGTGAACGATCCGCAGAGCGCGCAGTGGCAGACCTTCACCGTGCTGCCGCAGGACACGATCAATTTTGTGCAGCGCGAACTGGAGTCGCTCGACCGCGAACTCACCTCCATGAAGGCCGACGACGTGACCCGCCATCTCATCCGCGCCATTTACTTCGAACGCCGCGGACTCTTCGGCGATGCCTTCCGCGAATACAAAACGACGGTGCGCCTCGCGCCCGAAATCCAGGAATACCGCGATATGCTGCGCGGCCTGCTTGTTTCGATGCGCCTGATGAACGAAGAGGAGTATCTGCTGCGGTAGGGCGCGTGTGATCTTTTTACACGTTTCACGTGGCCACGTGGAAAGTAGCAAGGTAGCAAAGTGCAAAGCTGTTGCTCAGTGCGCCGAGCGTGCCACTGGAGGCGTTCGAAACGAAACACCGCCACTCTGTCCCAACTCCTACTCCTAGATCCCAGATCCTAGCTCCTAGCTCCTCCGGGAACATTCCCCGACGTTGCCGCGTATAACGGAGAGCGCGGGGAGCGCGCGGTGGAATGAACGAGGGAGGATGCGGGCATGTTCTCAAAAATCATCAGTGCGTCGACATACGGAATCAGCGCGCACCTGGTCACGGTGGAATCACACATCGAAAACCAACTGCCGGGTTTTGTGATCGTGGGTTTGCCCGACAACGCGGTGAAGGAGAGCCGCGAGCGCGTGTCGGCCGCGATAAAAAATTCGCAATGTGTGTTTCCGCTGAAACGGATCGTGGTAAACCTGGCGCCCGCTGATGTGCGCAAGGAGGGCTCGGCCTTCGATCTTCCGATGGCAATAGGCATCCTCCAGTGTACGGGTACTTTCGGCGACGCCGATTTTTCACGCACCCTGTTTCTGGGCGAGCTGGCGTTGGACGGCGCGCTGCGTCCCGTGCACGGAGCCCTGTCGATAGCGCTCGAGGCGCGGCGCGCGGGATGCACACGCATTGTGCTGCCACGCGACAACGCGCGCGAGGCCGCGATGGTGCAGGGTGTGGACGTGTATCCCTGCACCACCCTGCGCGAGGTGGTGGATTTTCTCTGCGGGTCGCATCCGCATCTGCCGCCGTTTCGTGTGGACATCGACGCGGTGCTACGTGAGACACAGCAGGGCGTACATGTGGATTTTGCGGATGTGAAAGGACAGGAGGGCGTGAAACGCGCCCTCGAAGTTGCGGCGGCGGGCGGGCACAACATTCTGCTGATCGGGCCTCCGGGATCGGGCAAGACCATGCTCGCCCGCCGCATCCCTACCATACTTCCGCCGCTGACTTTCGACGAGGCGCTCGAGACCACCAAGATACACTCCGTCGCCGGCCTGTTGCCCGTGGGTGCCGCCATCGTGGCCACACGTCCGTACCGCGCGCCGCATCATACCATCAGCGACGCCGCGCTGGTGGGCGGAGGCATCGGCTTCGCGCGGCCGGGCGAGATCAGTCTTTCACACAACGGCGTGCTGTTCCTGGACGAATTGCCCGAGTTCGCGCGCAACGTGCTCGAGGTGCTGCGGCAGCCGCTGGAGGACGGTGCGGTGACCATCGCCCGCTCGAAGATGTCGATCGAATATCCCGCGAATTTTATGCTGGTCGCGGCGATGAATCCGTGTCCGTGTGGCAATCACGGCAATCTGATGCAGCAGTGCCAGTGCGGACCCATAAACATACAGCGCTACATGGCGAAGATATCGGGTCCGCTGCTCGACCGTATCGACATACACGTCGAATGTCCGCAAGTGCGGTATCAGGAACTGATGGCCGACCGTGTGGGCGAGCGTTCGGAGCAGCTTCGCGCGCGTGTGATCGCGGCACGCGCGCGGCAGACCTCGCGTTTCAATGGGCGACGCGGTTTGCACAGCAATGCCGCGATGCAGAGCCGCGATATTAAAAAACACTGCGTCATCGACGAGACGGGGCAGGCCATCCTGAAGCAGGCCATCGAACGGCTTGGCCTCAGCGCGCGCGCCTACGACCGCATTCTCAAAGTGAGCCGCACCATCGCCGATCTCGGCGCGAGCGATACCATTCGATCGGAACACGTATCCGAGGCGGTGCAGTACCGCACCCTCGACAGGCAGATATTCGGCGGGGAAACCTGATATCGAAGGCCGGCCCTCCGCTTCGCTCCGGGCTGATGTTGAACGTAGCACGGTGAAATGTCGATGGGAACACAGGCGAGGATTTATTTGAGGCGCGGCGGTGTTGTGTGTCGTGTATGGAGACAAAACGCACACTTCTCGTCACCGGTGTCTCGGGCTATGTCGGAGGCCGGCTGGCCGCGGCACTCGCCGCACGCGGCGAAACACTGCGCTGCATGGCGCGCACACCGGAATACCTCGGCGGACGTGTGCCGGATGGCGCGGAGCTGGTGAAGGGCGATGTCCTCGATCCCGCGTCGCTCGCCGCCGCGTTCACCGGTGTGGACACGGTGTATTACATGGTCCATTCGATGGGCGACGATCGCGACTTCGAGTCGCTGGACCGGCTCGCCGCGGCCAATGCAGCCCGCGCCGCACGGAACGCGGGTGTGCGGCGCATCGTGTATCTGGGCGGACTCGGTGGCGCGGATGCTGCTCTCTCGGCACATCTGCGCAGCAGGCAGGAGGTGGGCCGTGTGCTCGCGTCCACGGGCGTGGAGGTGGTGGAACTGCGGGCCTCGATCGTGATCGGGTCGGGTAGTCTTTCCTTCGAAATGATTCGCGCGCTGGTCGAGCGGCTCCCCGTTATGATCACGCCGCGCTGGGTGTCGGTGACGGCGCAGCCGATCGCCATCACGGATCTGCTCGCGTACCTCGTCGAAGCGCCCGACGTGCCGGCACGTGGGCACACGGTATACGAGATCGGGAGTCCCGACCGCACCTCGTACGGCGACCTCATGCGCGAGTACGCGCGTCAGCGCGGTCTGCGCCGCGTAATGATCCCCGTGCCCGTGCTCACGCCGCGGCTCTCGAGCCTTTGGCTCGGTCTTGTCACTCCGCTGTACGCCCGCATCGGCCGCAAGCTCGCCGAGAGTCTTCGCCACCCGACTGTTGTGACCGACGAGAAGGCGCTTGGCGCCTTTTCCGTACGGCCGCGCCCCGTGCGCGAGGCCATTAGCGAAGCCCTGCGCAACGAGGACGAGGAGTTCGCGCGGACGCGCTGGAGCGACGCGGTCTCGTCCTCGGGTGCCATGCGCGGCATCGGCGGCGCGCGGGTGGGGCGGCGGTTGGTCGATGCGCGCAGCAAACATGTGCAAGCCACCGCGGCCGAGGCCTTCGCGCCGATACGGCGCATCGGCGGGACAACGGGCTGGTACTATGCAAACATCCTGTGGCGATTGCGCGGCTTTATGGATCTGCTCGTC
The Ignavibacteriota bacterium DNA segment above includes these coding regions:
- a CDS encoding SDR family oxidoreductase; translation: METKRTLLVTGVSGYVGGRLAAALAARGETLRCMARTPEYLGGRVPDGAELVKGDVLDPASLAAAFTGVDTVYYMVHSMGDDRDFESLDRLAAANAARAARNAGVRRIVYLGGLGGADAALSAHLRSRQEVGRVLASTGVEVVELRASIVIGSGSLSFEMIRALVERLPVMITPRWVSVTAQPIAITDLLAYLVEAPDVPARGHTVYEIGSPDRTSYGDLMREYARQRGLRRVMIPVPVLTPRLSSLWLGLVTPLYARIGRKLAESLRHPTVVTDEKALGAFSVRPRPVREAISEALRNEDEEFARTRWSDAVSSSGAMRGIGGARVGRRLVDARSKHVQATAAEAFAPIRRIGGTTGWYYANILWRLRGFMDLLVGGIGMRRGRPRPDTLSVGDTLDWWRVEAYEEGRLLRLAAEFRLPGRAWLEFRVEPDGAASVIHQTAVFDPAGLSGLLYWYAVYPLHALVFRGMLAGIAARVTPLPQTD
- a CDS encoding CHASE2 domain-containing protein; protein product: MKKHFLRSFFHVEFAVASAIVLILARLFSSLSDWLPETDDTSFLNPIFGRIDFLNIEDVSLDAIFAIRDMEWADPRIVVVNVGAVAPVPDGKIAKLLYKLQVYEARAVGIDVIFDTYHFERFPEERRGEIDLIKQAFLDNPGTVLVNGYDPETLQPALELDPDVSAAVSRYGFANLQKDDDEVVRRFWPVRTVGGRLQQAFPIAVLSAYDSALVAPLLALGERQHIIAYAGTYDQFQTIPIDDVIDSDVYRRMLRGAIVLVGYVNEGGFVYLNDTHRTPMGRKIGYEGPDMAGILVHANIINMLLAGRFITPLPVTADWALAFVFAYVSIALYRVLRTKTTTRGGLAALISVTLIIETVIAFFLPIIAFFFFQTKISYDTLAAAVLLFIPAGALTNKARFMLLKLRVKRRFRGATSPAPALLMASFDDVEAFPAHARLLHAAEYLLHFAFALRCAARARRGEALPAGWRHPDARVWAAALPEIAACIDGDAPHALERQYFLKFLDGRKEQFLRESAVRDLFLTAQLENFNEFFFFEEWEVLLPHVLRLYGETLADTHSVRLYTAESDADGRVVPHPFPSPKKKTDESEIPAVDGLAPGLYFTSVEDPEVFVPLSPFCVVAECKLHRTRELFVFKALIQRQFDLPLQPVYAGETLACDPVLPRGIVAQLTRSAAGETQAEAPVAQEDQ
- a CDS encoding YifB family Mg chelatase-like AAA ATPase, which gives rise to MFSKIISASTYGISAHLVTVESHIENQLPGFVIVGLPDNAVKESRERVSAAIKNSQCVFPLKRIVVNLAPADVRKEGSAFDLPMAIGILQCTGTFGDADFSRTLFLGELALDGALRPVHGALSIALEARRAGCTRIVLPRDNAREAAMVQGVDVYPCTTLREVVDFLCGSHPHLPPFRVDIDAVLRETQQGVHVDFADVKGQEGVKRALEVAAAGGHNILLIGPPGSGKTMLARRIPTILPPLTFDEALETTKIHSVAGLLPVGAAIVATRPYRAPHHTISDAALVGGGIGFARPGEISLSHNGVLFLDELPEFARNVLEVLRQPLEDGAVTIARSKMSIEYPANFMLVAAMNPCPCGNHGNLMQQCQCGPINIQRYMAKISGPLLDRIDIHVECPQVRYQELMADRVGERSEQLRARVIAARARQTSRFNGRRGLHSNAAMQSRDIKKHCVIDETGQAILKQAIERLGLSARAYDRILKVSRTIADLGASDTIRSEHVSEAVQYRTLDRQIFGGET